A single genomic interval of Leptospira dzoumogneensis harbors:
- a CDS encoding lipoprotein LipL41: MKKISALLLAGALALSVSNCGEKVEVEYPVFPKSKEGRQLQKFLGSIRNVGLAVEKPQKSLWETVFGAGSSFIDQMPSKVFEAFDKETYYKLIDLSKRADSINEASLTLTGITKSRVKLGNQLGAEAILHIGYQKPYTECGSEMMVDYGAAALKGVGAIASIATGKNVDTGGGSVSKQTGIRYMLIPLDATLIKVETGEVKKAVVSNPAKVDAGVGNLDCPSVLDSFGKALDEAALYIKDRLSPKVKTEYIKVFKDDEDPEVAGYLDDGYQEITGETPSFKKAKENWEKADKKAGGKSWGAKTNLGTYYFQAGDFEKAIKLYEEAMKLTGADKNYVRELRKRVEAAAAVDDTEK, from the coding sequence ATGAAAAAAATTTCTGCTCTGCTCCTCGCTGGGGCATTGGCACTTTCGGTTTCCAACTGCGGCGAAAAAGTTGAAGTCGAATACCCTGTTTTTCCTAAATCAAAAGAGGGACGCCAGCTTCAAAAATTCTTAGGCTCTATCCGCAACGTAGGTTTAGCAGTCGAAAAACCCCAAAAAAGTCTTTGGGAAACAGTTTTCGGAGCAGGTTCCAGCTTTATCGATCAAATGCCTTCTAAAGTTTTCGAAGCTTTCGACAAGGAAACTTATTACAAACTGATCGACCTTAGCAAAAGAGCCGACTCTATCAACGAGGCTTCTTTAACTCTTACCGGAATTACTAAAAGCCGTGTGAAACTCGGAAACCAATTAGGTGCTGAGGCAATTCTTCATATCGGTTATCAAAAACCATACACTGAGTGTGGAAGCGAGATGATGGTAGATTATGGCGCGGCTGCATTGAAAGGTGTGGGAGCAATCGCTTCTATCGCAACTGGAAAAAATGTTGATACCGGAGGCGGATCCGTTAGCAAACAAACCGGTATCCGTTATATGTTGATCCCTCTAGATGCTACTTTGATCAAAGTAGAAACTGGAGAAGTTAAAAAAGCCGTAGTTTCTAACCCTGCTAAAGTTGATGCAGGAGTCGGTAACTTAGATTGCCCTTCCGTTCTTGACTCTTTCGGAAAAGCTTTAGACGAAGCCGCTCTTTACATCAAAGACAGACTTTCTCCAAAAGTTAAAACCGAGTATATCAAAGTATTCAAAGACGACGAAGATCCTGAAGTTGCAGGATACCTTGACGACGGATACCAAGAGATTACCGGAGAAACTCCTAGCTTCAAAAAAGCGAAAGAGAACTGGGAAAAAGCGGATAAAAAAGCTGGTGGAAAGTCTTGGGGAGCAAAAACAAACCTAGGAACTTACTACTTCCAAGCAGGTGACTTTGAGAAAGCGATCAAGCTTTACGAAGAAGCAATGAAACTTACTGGAGCTGACAAGAACTACGTAAGAGAACTTCGTAAACGTGTAGAAGCGGCTGCTGCCGTTGATGACACTGAAAAATAA
- the lep gene encoding LipL41-expression chaperone Lep, producing the protein MTLKNKKVKLSFGFEKSGRITSAFLLCGAFFLSDCSRTKPNLEECSDAQIHISKLIANDETMEKGVQALMLRSVLKPETSEAIIKSCVENKSLLQVQCELSKEKFSDLQECKKHAPKRAETEG; encoded by the coding sequence ATGACACTGAAAAATAAGAAAGTAAAACTTTCTTTCGGTTTCGAGAAAAGCGGGCGGATAACGTCCGCTTTTCTTTTATGTGGTGCATTCTTCTTGTCGGATTGCAGCAGAACGAAACCGAATTTGGAAGAATGTTCTGATGCACAGATCCATATTTCCAAATTGATTGCAAACGACGAAACAATGGAAAAAGGTGTGCAGGCGTTGATGTTAAGATCGGTGCTAAAGCCTGAAACCAGCGAAGCGATCATCAAAAGTTGTGTGGAGAATAAAAGTTTACTCCAAGTACAATGCGAACTTTCCAAGGAGAAGTTTTCCGATCTTCAGGAATGTAAAAAACACGCTCCTAAAAGAGCTGAGACCGAAGGTTGA
- a CDS encoding tetratricopeptide repeat protein: MGKAYRTVLFILLSLSSSNIFSESAETNYSQIRELINRSKIVEAQEALKPLLESEPDNPTLNLYQTEIWIIQGEENYDSGNLKTAFEYFTKAQTTWASHPTIRNRIAELQGKKLVDRPKADFRNKTGRSFSEPQNKNTLIVLADPEILELTNQLKDGLRSRIAELEQRTVGTDTKVELFNTLQKWILSLFGISILTNLFLSVLLFRKR; encoded by the coding sequence ATGGGAAAAGCATATAGAACAGTCCTTTTCATCCTACTTTCTTTATCTTCTAGTAATATATTTTCAGAATCAGCTGAAACAAATTATTCCCAGATCCGTGAATTAATTAATCGAAGCAAAATAGTTGAAGCTCAAGAAGCCCTTAAACCGCTATTAGAGTCGGAGCCAGATAATCCTACACTGAATCTTTATCAAACAGAGATTTGGATCATCCAAGGCGAAGAAAATTACGATTCTGGAAATTTAAAGACAGCATTTGAATACTTTACAAAAGCTCAAACTACCTGGGCAAGCCATCCAACTATTCGAAATAGAATAGCGGAACTTCAAGGAAAGAAGCTTGTAGATCGACCTAAAGCTGACTTCAGAAATAAAACCGGGCGATCCTTCTCGGAACCTCAGAATAAAAACACATTAATCGTATTAGCTGATCCAGAAATATTAGAATTAACAAATCAACTTAAGGACGGGCTCAGGTCCAGGATAGCCGAACTAGAACAAAGAACCGTAGGCACTGATACAAAGGTGGAACTTTTCAACACTCTTCAAAAATGGATTCTATCACTATTTGGGATCTCAATTTTGACTAATTTATTTCTATCCGTTTTATTATTTAGAAAAAGATAA
- a CDS encoding kelch-like protein: MNSWLRSFFFIFILFSFWYCDTSPLNEGGGLENVSVKFFHLSNGSKQVQFTWTCSESAEGYILYSNGSGSQNIIISPREGKTHLLPITNLTPNSEYTAYLGCGKPEDRRMMMVPFKTWISDDPIKTRGIWLIGGVGADSNPVAQVDLYDPVENRWYPSITKVPTPRTFASVVNFKGKIFVIGGLTKSGSTFSVSAVVEAYDPFTGAWTTYNSAPDAIHSGIPATVGNEIFIIANALDTNVTVGYPTSRVYKFFPEIGTQGTWSPLFTSLTQILPRVDMGGCGINGSIFYTGGRLASDGSASSFNSDAYIPASNSTTSIGEPSINTSARHGMGSACYRPIPSDPNPGDGPGVLIVGGSTAGNLFQPVTQVTPTNLYDFYRLGTSSANFQAGPVLPAATYFPAVEISYDLRTALVFGGATALNIPSKSVYSIDLGNPVAGPWTSITSEMPVARYGHSAVIISR, encoded by the coding sequence ATGAATAGTTGGCTGCGAAGTTTTTTCTTTATCTTTATCCTATTTTCATTCTGGTACTGCGATACTTCTCCTTTGAATGAAGGAGGCGGATTAGAAAATGTTTCTGTAAAGTTTTTTCACCTTTCAAATGGATCGAAACAAGTGCAATTCACTTGGACTTGCTCCGAATCAGCAGAAGGATATATTCTTTATTCCAATGGTAGCGGCTCTCAGAATATTATAATCAGCCCGAGAGAAGGAAAAACCCATTTACTTCCTATAACAAACCTTACTCCAAACTCAGAATACACAGCATATTTAGGATGTGGAAAACCGGAAGATAGAAGAATGATGATGGTTCCTTTCAAAACTTGGATTAGCGATGATCCGATTAAGACGAGAGGTATTTGGTTAATAGGCGGAGTTGGAGCGGATAGTAATCCGGTCGCACAAGTAGACCTTTATGATCCTGTAGAAAACCGCTGGTATCCTTCTATTACAAAAGTTCCGACTCCTAGAACATTTGCTTCAGTAGTAAATTTTAAAGGAAAAATTTTCGTAATCGGAGGTTTAACAAAATCCGGGTCAACTTTTTCGGTTTCGGCCGTAGTTGAAGCTTACGATCCATTTACGGGAGCTTGGACAACCTATAATTCTGCCCCGGACGCGATTCACAGCGGAATTCCAGCTACCGTTGGAAATGAAATTTTTATCATCGCAAATGCGTTAGATACTAATGTAACTGTAGGATACCCGACGAGTCGTGTTTACAAATTTTTCCCAGAAATAGGAACACAAGGAACTTGGTCCCCTCTCTTTACTTCCTTAACTCAAATTCTTCCTAGAGTTGATATGGGAGGTTGTGGGATCAATGGTAGTATTTTCTATACTGGAGGACGATTGGCATCAGACGGTTCCGCTTCATCGTTTAACTCCGATGCTTATATCCCCGCTTCAAACTCAACCACTTCTATTGGAGAGCCGTCTATTAATACATCCGCTCGTCACGGGATGGGATCTGCTTGTTATCGTCCAATTCCGAGTGATCCAAATCCTGGAGATGGTCCCGGAGTCTTGATTGTAGGAGGTTCTACTGCCGGTAATTTATTCCAACCTGTCACACAAGTTACGCCGACAAATCTTTATGATTTTTATAGACTGGGAACGAGTTCTGCGAACTTTCAAGCAGGTCCTGTATTGCCCGCGGCCACATATTTTCCCGCAGTAGAAATTTCTTATGATCTTCGAACGGCTCTCGTTTTCGGTGGAGCTACTGCTTTAAATATCCCAAGTAAATCAGTTTATTCGATCGATTTGGGAAATCCGGTTGCAGGACCTTGGACAAGTATTACTTCAGAAATGCCGGTCGCAAGATATGGTCATTCGGCCGTAATAATAAGCAGGTAA
- a CDS encoding LA_3334 family protein, with protein sequence MRIIFYLLLFILTSYQITAAELLLKNGNSFLLDVVHEDERNVQVNWKGRVYTIPKKEIQKLDYSKKGSQSSHRYSTFVLKDGSKIRGVIAEERDKGYTIRTDVGFLEIDKSQIQDLDNGGNSSPDLPNEYLTESTKQPETIFGGSFSFLANTSPITPAHSVTGGAGFFVEPAYLFLSEKYQVGFKVEYLVSPGTSNYSFLNAYSYLKKDFGTGDSKNWYGILGAGFGSVRYRRGETQVSGVDPIGYLELGYQGWKLGNLVLRSGLRANCYFESRGTVCMGGLEISLGYRI encoded by the coding sequence ATGCGAATTATTTTCTACCTGCTTCTATTTATCCTCACTTCTTATCAAATCACAGCGGCAGAACTACTCTTAAAGAATGGGAACTCATTCTTATTAGATGTAGTTCATGAAGATGAACGAAATGTCCAAGTAAACTGGAAAGGGCGAGTTTATACTATTCCAAAGAAGGAAATTCAGAAATTAGATTATTCTAAAAAAGGAAGTCAATCTTCTCATCGCTACTCTACATTTGTGCTAAAAGATGGAAGTAAAATCCGAGGGGTAATCGCAGAAGAAAGGGATAAAGGTTATACGATCAGAACCGATGTCGGCTTCTTAGAAATAGATAAATCACAAATCCAAGACCTGGATAATGGAGGAAATTCTTCTCCGGATCTTCCTAATGAATATTTAACTGAATCAACCAAACAACCTGAAACTATCTTTGGAGGAAGTTTTAGTTTTTTAGCAAATACTTCTCCGATTACACCTGCTCACAGTGTGACTGGAGGCGCGGGATTTTTCGTAGAACCAGCTTATTTATTTTTATCTGAAAAATATCAAGTTGGATTTAAGGTCGAGTATCTTGTTTCACCTGGAACTTCTAACTATTCCTTTCTAAACGCTTATTCTTATCTTAAAAAAGATTTTGGTACGGGGGATTCGAAGAACTGGTATGGAATTTTAGGAGCAGGATTTGGCTCTGTTAGATACCGAAGAGGAGAAACACAAGTCTCCGGAGTAGATCCAATCGGTTATCTAGAGCTTGGATACCAAGGATGGAAGTTAGGAAACTTGGTTCTCCGATCAGGACTCAGAGCTAACTGTTATTTTGAATCGAGAGGAACAGTCTGTATGGGCGGATTAGAAATTTCCTTAGGGTACAGAATATGA